From Mucilaginibacter gotjawali:
GCGTAAGCCCCTGCATAGTTTAATTTTGAATTACCACACTCAAAAATTAGACGATGAGCAAAAGTACATTTTTTACCGGACAGCCGGTGTTCAATCAATTACTTTCCAACATTTCGCGATCAACCGTTACTACGCTGGCAAAAAAGCACAATGCCGACCATTATTGTAAGAAATTTAAAGCATTTGATCATTTGGTTACGATGCTTTTCTGCTGTTTTCATCATTGTACATCGCTTAGAGAGCTTATAACGGGGATGCAGGCAAACGCCCACCGGCTTCATCACCTGGGGATGAAGCATACTCCGCGCAGGAGTACGCTTGCCGATGCCAATGAGCGGCGTACAGCAGATTTTTTTCAGGACATGTATCATAAGTTATTCCGACATCATTTCGGGGTTTTACCGGACAGCCTGCCTAAGGGGCGTATCCGGGATAACATATTCATCGTGGATTCGACGACTATAACCTTATTTTCCGATGTTTTTAAGGCCTGTGGCAACGCGAATGCTAACGGAAGAAAGAAGGGTGGCGTTAAAGCCCATATACTGATCAGGGCTAAGGATGACATGCCACATTTTGTGCATATTACAGAAGCTGCAGTCAACGACAAAACGATTATGCCCAAACTAAGTCTGCCTAAAGGTTCAATACTGGTCATGGACAAAGGCTATAACAGTTATTTACCTATGGCCAACTGGACCAAACAGGGAGTGACATGGGTAACCAGGTTGAATAAAAGAGCCCGCTGGGAGTGTGTAGAAGAACGGCCGGTGGATGAAAAAATGGCTGCTAGCGGTGTTCGCAGGGACCGGTATATCTTATTAGGCAATCCGGAAAAAGCAAAAAAAGTACCCTTGCAGCCAGCACGGCTCATTACTTATTATGATGAAAAAACGGGCAAAGAGTTTGAGTTTCTCACTAATAATAAAGAGTTGGCGCTTTAACCATTGCAGGCATTTACAAAAGAAGATGGCAGATAGAAATACTTTTCAGGCGAATCAAGCAAAACTTCCAATTGAGTAATTTCCTGGGTGACAATCAAAATGCCATTAAAATCCAGCTTTGGTGCACACTGATTGCCGACCTTTTGGTCAAAATAGTTAAGGATAAAGCCGATAAACAAAAAAACAACAAATGGTCGTTCGCCAATGTCGCCGGCCTCATCAGACAACACCTGGGCACTTATATAGATTTGATCAAATTCCTGGTAAATCCTGAAAAAGCGCTCATCGGTTATCAAATTGAAACACGAAATAATCAACTGGCTCTTTTTAAAACCTAAAATAAGGGGGGCTTACTTTCAAGTCTCATCCCAATAATGCCCCCTATTTATCCTAACAGTTGATTTTTTAATTATTCGTATTTTTACCGGACAACAGTGAACTATGAATATTGAGGTTTTACTTCGAAATTCAAAGTTCATTATTCGATATTTTCCCTTTTATTGACTTCCGAATTGAAATGCCGGGAGTCCCTTGTATCCGATGTTTTTTATAACGAACAGGGAGCCTGCCAGCGGCTGGCTCGCCAACTGATCATTATTTAAGCCTATTTTGGCCGAGGTGATGTAAAGATCTTCCAAATTATCGCCGCCAAATGCGCAGGAGGTTATCCTGGCCGCGGGAAGCGGGATACTCAGCAGCTTTTTTCCTGTATCCGGGTTCCAGCGGGTTATTTGCCAGCCGTCCCAGTGCGCTATCCATAGCATCCCCCCGCTGTCAATGGTCATACCATCCGGCGAGCCATCTTCCTTTGGAATATTGATAATAATCCTTTTATTGCTTATTTCTGCTGTTTTTTTATCAAAATCATAAGCCACTACTGTAAAGGTTGGCGTATCGATGTAATAAAATATTTTGTGATCAGCGCTCCAGGCCATCCCGTTTGAAATGGAGACATTGCTCATCTTTTTTGTTACCGAGTGATTGGTATCCAAAACATAAAAACTACCTTTCTCCGGCTCGTCGGTATGCGACATGGTTCCCAGCCCAAAATCTGCCATCGGGGCCGCATTTACCGTCATTAAACCTGTTACCGGGTATATGACTTTCAGGATCTGCCAGCATATTCACTTCGCCGTTTTCCCGGTTCACCAACCCAAACCCGTTTTTCAATGCTGCCAAAAAATTACCGTCACGGCAAATTACGGCCGCACCGATCATTTGATTTACGGGAATAGTTTTATGTATTTTTGACTCCGGTGAGTATTCGTGAATTTCGCCGCTTAAAATATCAACCCAGCAAATAACGCCACGATTTGAATCCCAAACCGGGCCTTCACCCAACAGGCATTGATGTGTAAGTACAACTTCTGCTTTCATATTTCAATCAGATTAAGCCATAATAACAACAATAAAACAGGCCTGATTGATAAAAGCCTGTCTATATCTGGTTAAGCATTTTTTGGGTGGCCTTGATAGCCGAAACTGTTTGGTCGCTATCCAGACCCCTTGTTTTAAATTCATGGCCCTTATAGTCCCAGGTGATGATGGTTTCGCATAAGGCATCTGATTTACCACCCGGCGGGATCCGTACGGCATAATCAGTTAAAACAGGCAGTTCGCGGCCTTTTTTGCAGTAGATCATTTTTAGAGCATTCATAAAAGCGTCATACTGCCCGTCGCCCTGTGCATGCTCTTCGAACAACTCTCCTTCGATACTTATTTTAAGGGTAACAGAAGGCCGAAGATCTTTTGAATGTGTTAATACGTAATTCTGCACATTGATCTTTTCTTCAATAGCGCTGCTGTCCAGTATGTCGGAAATGATATAAGGCAGGTCCGATTGTGTAACTACTTCCTTTTTATCACCCAGGTCGATGATCCTGTCAGTAACCTTCTTCAGGTCTTCCTGCGATAAAATGATCCCCAACTGCTGCAGGTTATTTTCAATATTGGCCTTGCCGCTGGTTTTGCCTAAAGCATATTTGCGCTCGCGCCCAAAGCGCTCCGGCATCAGTTTATTAAAATATAAGTTATTCTTTTTGTCACCATCGGCATGGATACCTGCGGTTTGAGTAAACACGTTCTCCCCTACCACCGGTTTATTTACAGGCACCCGGAAACCCGAGAACGTTTCAACCAGCTTGCTAACCTTATACAGCTCCTTTTCATCCACATTGGTTTTAACCTCTTTTACATAGTCGTTTATAACGGCTATAGCGCTGGCCAGCGGGGCATTGCCCGCCCGTTCGCCCATGCCATTAATGGTTAAATGCAAGCCCTTTACACCGGCGTATATCGCTTCCAAAACGTTGGCGATACTGAGGTCGTAATCGTTATGTGCATGAAAATCAAAATGAATATCCGGATATCGCTGAATGATTGGCCTTAAATAATCCCGTGTTTCCGACGGGATCAAAATACCCAAAGTATCAGGCAGCAAGATTCTTTTTACCGGCTGGGTTGATAAAAAATCAAGGTATTCGTATACATATTCCTGCGAACTGCGCATACCATTGCTCCAGTCTTCCAGGTAAACATTTACTGCGATATCCTTATCAACAGCATAGGCTATGGATTCGGCTACATCCTTAAAATGCTGCTCAGGCGTTTTTTTGAGCTGATAAGTTAAGTGGTTTAACGAACCTTTGGTAAGCAGGTTCATCACCTTTGCACCCGTTTCAATCATCCAGTCGATGGAAGTTTTGCCATCGGTAAAGGTAAGCACCTCTATTTTATCAATAAAACCGTTGGCCCTGGCCCAATCGGTAATGCCTTTTACCGCTTTAAATTCCCCTTTAGAAACCCTTGCTGAAGCCACCTCGATGCGGTCGACTTTAACTTCGGTTAATAAAAGCTGCGCTATGGTTAATTTTTCGGAAGAGGAAAAGGATACACCGCTGGTTTGTTCACCATCGCGCAGGGTGGTATCCATTATTTCAATAAAAGGCTGCATTTGCGTCAAAAAAATGAGATCTGTATTTATAAATCCTAATAGAAACTTTTTTCAGAAAAAGCTGCTATTTCGCCCTTCATCGCCTGCAGATAATCAATATCATCAAAACCATTCAGCATATTGTGCTTTTTGTAGCCATTAATCGCAAAGGACTCTTTTTCATCGGTGCCCGCAATAGCAATAGTTTGCGCAGGCAGGTCTATTTCCAATTCTGTTTTTGGGTCGGCCAGTACAGCGGTAAAGATCTTGTCCAGAAATTCAGGGCTAACCTGTACCGGAAGGATCCCGATATTGAGGGAATTGTTTTTAAAAATATCCGCAAAAAAACTTGATACCACGCAACGGAAGCCATAATCGTAAATGGCCCATGCCGCATGTTCGCGGCTGCTGCCGCTGCCGAAATTTTTACCCCCTACCAGTATTTTACCTGAGTAGGTGCCATCATTCAAAATAAAATCCTTTTTAGGTGTATTATCTGGATTATAGCGCCAATCCCTGAATAAATTATCGCCAAAATCTTTGCGCTCTGTAGCTTTCAGAAATCGGGCCGGAATGATCTGGTCGGTATCCACATTCTCAATCGGCAAAGGCACCGCAGTACTTCTTAATACTGTAAACTTATCGTAAGCCATTTTTAATACTATGCTTTGTAAAATATGATCTTCAATTTTTATAAAAACTCTCTTGGGTCAGTAACCACACCGGTAACGGCAGCAGCAGCAGCAACGTAAGGGCTTGCCAGCAATGTCCGGCTTCCGGGGCCCTGTCGGCCTTCAAAGTTACGGTTGCTGGTGCTTACCGCGTATTTACCAGCTGGAACTTTGTCATCATTCATTGCCAGGCAAGCAGAGCAGCCGGGCTGACGTAATTGAAAGCCTGCTTCAGTAAGAATATCCAGGATCCCTTCTTCTTTGATCTGGCTTTCAACAATATGCGATCCGGGAACCAGCCACGCGGTGATATTATCGGCTTTCTTTCTGCCTTTAACAATAGACGAGAATGCCCTGAAATCTTCAATGCGCCCATTGGTACAGCTGCCAAGGAATACATAGTCCACCTTTTTTCCAATGATCTGCTCGCCCTCGGCAAAGCCCATATAAGCCAATGATTTTTTGTAAGAAGATTCACCTTCATTTAAATCAGCAGCGGTTGGGATATTTTTGGTTATAGCAGTGCCCAAGCCAGGGTTGGTTCCGTAGGTAATCTGCGGTTCTATATCAGCAGCATGGTAATGCAATTCTTTATCAAAAGTTGCATCAGCATCTGTTTTTAATGTTTTCCAGTATGCCAAAGCGGTTTCCCATGCGGCGCCTTTGGGCGCTTTTTCCTTACCGTTCAGGTAGGCAAAAGTGGTTTCATCAGGAGCTATCATGCCACCGCGTGCACCCATTTCGATGGAAAGGTTACAAACGGTCATTCTGCCTTCCATGCTCATTTGTTCAAAAACTTCGCCTGCATATTCAACAAAATAGCCGGTTGCGCCGCTGGCGGTGATTTGCGAAATGATAAATAAAGCGACATCTTTTGGCGTAACGCCTTTACCCAATTTACCATCAATCAAAATCCGCATCTTTTTTGGCTTCGGCTGCATGATGCATTGCGAAGAAAGCACCATTTCAACTTCGGAAGTACCGATGCCAAATGCTATAGCGCCAAAAGCACCATGGGTCGAGGTGTGCGAATCGCCACATACGATGGTCATGCCAGGCTGTGTAATACCGTTTTCGGGACCGACAACGTGTACAATACCGTTTTTAGGGTTGTTAAGCCCCCAGTGTGAAATACCGTATTTGGCCGAATTATCTTCCAACGCTTTTAACTGGTTGGCCGAAAGCGGATCCTGTACAGGTAAATGTTGGTTAATAGTTGGCGTATTATGGTCGGCAGTTGCAAAAGTTTTTTCGGGGAATAATACGGGTACACCCCTGTTTTTTAAACCCAGGAATGCTACCGGGCTTGTTACTTCGTGAATAAAATGCCTGTCGATATAAAAAACATCCGGTCCATCTTCAATTTTTTTGACTACGTGCGCATCCCATACTTTATCAAACAGGGTCGTCGGAGTGGTACTCATCTTTATATATTTTAATTTAATAGTAATAGAAACAAACGGGGGTGCAAGTTGGCAAAAAACATTGCTAACTCAATAGTTTTTTTTCATATTTATTATTGATTATTAAAAATTTAGCTTAAAAACGGCAGAATTAAGACTAAAAACCAATTTGGACTACCTACACAGTTAAGATAAAAAACAACCCCGGTGCAGCGTCTCCATTTTGGCGAAAAGCCGGCTAAGCTGAATAACATT
This genomic window contains:
- a CDS encoding alpha-isopropylmalate synthase regulatory domain-containing protein, which translates into the protein MQPFIEIMDTTLRDGEQTSGVSFSSSEKLTIAQLLLTEVKVDRIEVASARVSKGEFKAVKGITDWARANGFIDKIEVLTFTDGKTSIDWMIETGAKVMNLLTKGSLNHLTYQLKKTPEQHFKDVAESIAYAVDKDIAVNVYLEDWSNGMRSSQEYVYEYLDFLSTQPVKRILLPDTLGILIPSETRDYLRPIIQRYPDIHFDFHAHNDYDLSIANVLEAIYAGVKGLHLTINGMGERAGNAPLASAIAVINDYVKEVKTNVDEKELYKVSKLVETFSGFRVPVNKPVVGENVFTQTAGIHADGDKKNNLYFNKLMPERFGRERKYALGKTSGKANIENNLQQLGIILSQEDLKKVTDRIIDLGDKKEVVTQSDLPYIISDILDSSAIEEKINVQNYVLTHSKDLRPSVTLKISIEGELFEEHAQGDGQYDAFMNALKMIYCKKGRELPVLTDYAVRIPPGGKSDALCETIITWDYKGHEFKTRGLDSDQTVSAIKATQKMLNQI
- the leuD gene encoding 3-isopropylmalate dehydratase small subunit; translation: MAYDKFTVLRSTAVPLPIENVDTDQIIPARFLKATERKDFGDNLFRDWRYNPDNTPKKDFILNDGTYSGKILVGGKNFGSGSSREHAAWAIYDYGFRCVVSSFFADIFKNNSLNIGILPVQVSPEFLDKIFTAVLADPKTELEIDLPAQTIAIAGTDEKESFAINGYKKHNMLNGFDDIDYLQAMKGEIAAFSEKSFY
- a CDS encoding IS4 family transposase; translated protein: MSKSTFFTGQPVFNQLLSNISRSTVTTLAKKHNADHYCKKFKAFDHLVTMLFCCFHHCTSLRELITGMQANAHRLHHLGMKHTPRRSTLADANERRTADFFQDMYHKLFRHHFGVLPDSLPKGRIRDNIFIVDSTTITLFSDVFKACGNANANGRKKGGVKAHILIRAKDDMPHFVHITEAAVNDKTIMPKLSLPKGSILVMDKGYNSYLPMANWTKQGVTWVTRLNKRARWECVEERPVDEKMAASGVRRDRYILLGNPEKAKKVPLQPARLITYYDEKTGKEFEFLTNNKELAL
- a CDS encoding SMP-30/gluconolactonase/LRE family protein, with protein sequence MADFGLGTMSHTDEPEKGSFYVLDTNHSVTKKMSNVSISNGMAWSADHKIFYYIDTPTFTVVAYDFDKKTAEISNKRIIINIPKEDGSPDGMTIDSGGMLWIAHWDGWQITRWNPDTGKKLLSIPLPAARITSCAFGGDNLEDLYITSAKIGLNNDQLASQPLAGSLFVIKNIGYKGLPAFQFGSQ
- the leuC gene encoding 3-isopropylmalate dehydratase large subunit, with protein sequence MSTTPTTLFDKVWDAHVVKKIEDGPDVFYIDRHFIHEVTSPVAFLGLKNRGVPVLFPEKTFATADHNTPTINQHLPVQDPLSANQLKALEDNSAKYGISHWGLNNPKNGIVHVVGPENGITQPGMTIVCGDSHTSTHGAFGAIAFGIGTSEVEMVLSSQCIMQPKPKKMRILIDGKLGKGVTPKDVALFIISQITASGATGYFVEYAGEVFEQMSMEGRMTVCNLSIEMGARGGMIAPDETTFAYLNGKEKAPKGAAWETALAYWKTLKTDADATFDKELHYHAADIEPQITYGTNPGLGTAITKNIPTAADLNEGESSYKKSLAYMGFAEGEQIIGKKVDYVFLGSCTNGRIEDFRAFSSIVKGRKKADNITAWLVPGSHIVESQIKEEGILDILTEAGFQLRQPGCSACLAMNDDKVPAGKYAVSTSNRNFEGRQGPGSRTLLASPYVAAAAAVTGVVTDPREFL
- a CDS encoding SMP-30/gluconolactonase/LRE family protein, yielding MKAEVVLTHQCLLGEGPVWDSNRGVICWVDILSGEIHEYSPESKIHKTIPVNQMIGAAVICRDGNFLAALKNGFGLVNRENGEVNMLADPESHIPGNRFNDGKCGPDGRFWAGNHVAYRRAGER